In Cyprinus carpio isolate SPL01 chromosome A1, ASM1834038v1, whole genome shotgun sequence, the following proteins share a genomic window:
- the LOC109061915 gene encoding NLR family CARD domain-containing protein 3-like, whose protein sequence is MLQHKYKQILVGNSHTGRKEYLNDIYTDLYVVEKETGGILHSHEVRQIESNLNRFTAKEMPIRCNDMLKDRMGRQNRKILTMGIAGVGKTVIVNKFILDWAEGRENQDILFIFPLPFRRLNMIKKQCNLMELLHECCFTELPSLPEDDSKVMFIFDGLDECCFPLRFHENDGFRDIHKKTTVSKIITNLIESDLLPSALIWITSRPAAAGLIPRDYIDQVTEVRGFSNEQKEQYFIKNSSPEVAGNIIRHIRNSRSLYTMCQIPVFCWISLTVLQPLLARESNDKTPTTLTEMYTNFLLSQKQKMEKKTLENPQLKSKAKGYDQIILKLGKLAFKQLQKGNMIFYKEDIEECGLHVSEGSVLSGLCTQIFQMGSSLSERKVYSFIHISVQEFLAALYVFFQYKCYERNACLQFWIDKLKWKLSKTSLFDVHKAAVNKALQSETGYLDLFLQFLLGLSLESNQIYLKELLPRLQLKTENVNYTADYIKNTIEVEKSVEKIINLFHCLSELKDDFAEEIQKNLRLGNISTQNLSSAQWSALVFVLLRSEETQEKFELQEYGRSDEALMRLMPVTKNTRRALLQSCNLTAQCCESLSSALQSSSSVLREVDLSNNDLQDSGVKLLSDGLKSPNCQLEMLRLSGCMVTEEGCGYLSLALSSNPSHLRELDLSYNHPGQSGVQLLNHKLQDPNYKLEKLNVEHGGEIRMTAGPQRWACDLTLDPNTANTKLMLSEENRKITYMLQRQPYPDHPERFELCDQVLCVESLTGRHYWEAEWSGYTANISVTYKGINRKKMRESWFGYNDKSWSLNYFQGRYTACHDKKQTNTIDHLSSKRVGVYLDWSAGTLSFYSVSDTHTLTHLHTFNTTFTEPLYAGFKVDLNSCLFIRLKQRFGNRDHL, encoded by the exons ATGTTACAACATAAGTACAAGCAGATATTGGTTGGTAATTCTCACACAGGTCGTAAGGAGTACCTGAATGATATTTACACTGATCTATATGTGGTTGAGAAAGAGACTGGAGGAATACTGCATAgccatgaggtgagacagatcgAATCAAATCTCAACAGATTTACTGCCAAGGAGATGCCAATCCGGTGCAATGACATGCTCAAAGACCGTATGGGTCGACAAAATAGAAAAATACTGACAATGGGAATCGCAGGGGTGGGAAAAACAGTCATTGTTAACAAATTCATCCTTGACTGGGCTGAAGGAAGAGAAAATCAGGACATACTCTTCATATTTCCACTCCCATTCCGTAGACTGaatatgattaaaaaacagtGCAATCTCATGGAACTGCTTCATGAATGCTGCTTTACTGAACTGCCCTCTCTTCCTGAAGATGACAGTAAGGTCATGTTCATTTTTGATGGGCTGGATGAATGTTGCTTCCCTTTGAGATTTCATGAGAATGATGGATTTAGAGATATCCATAAGAAAACGACAGTGAGTAAGATCATTACAAACTTGATTGAATCAgatctgcttccttctgctctcatctggatcacatcgAGACCAGCAGCAGCAGGCCTAATACCCCGAGACTACATTGATCAGGTGACAGAAGTGCGAGGATTCAGCAATGAGCAAAAAGAGCAATACTTCATCAAAAACAGCAGTCCTGAGGTTGCTGGAAACATCATCCGTCACATCAGGAACTCCAGGAGTCTGTACACCATGTGCCAaatccccgtcttctgctggatctctctCACTGTTCTTCAGCCTCTGCTGGCTCGAGAGAGCAATGACAAAACTCCCACAACTCTCACAGAGATGTACACAAACTTCTTACTTTCTCAGAAgcaaaagatggaaaaaaaaacccttgaaaaTCCTCAACTTAAATCCAAAGCCAAGGGTTATGATCAGATTATTCTGAAGCTTGGTAAACTGGCCTTTAAACAGCTACAGAAAGGAAATATGATTTTCTACAAAGAAGATATAGAGGAGTGCGGACTACATGTCAGTGAAGGGTCAGTGTTATCTGGGTTATGCACTCAGATCTTCCAGATGGGAAGCTCTCTTTCAGAGAGAAAGGTTTACAGCTTCATACATATCAGCGTCCAGGAGTTCCTTGCTGCTCTCTACGTGTTTTTCCAATATAAATGCTATGAAAGAAATGCCTGTCTTCAATTCTGGATAGACAAACTGAAATGGAAACTCTCCAAAACATCATTATTTGATGTTCATAAAGCTGCAGTCAACAAGGCTTTACAAAGTGAGACCGGGTACCTGGACCTTTTCCTCCAGTTCCTGCTGGGTCTATCACTTGAGTCCAATCAAATTTACCTGAAGGAACTTTTGCCGAGATTGCAACTGAAAACAGAGAATGTCAATTACACTGCTgactatataaaaaatacaatagagGTGGAGAAATCAGTAGAGAAGATCATCAATCTCTTCCATTGTCTGAGTGAACTGAAAGATGACTTTGCTGAGGAAATCCAGAAGAATTTGAGATTAGGGAATATTTCAACACAGAATCTCTCCTCTGCTCAGTGGTCAGCTCTGGTGTTTGTGCTCCTGAGGTCAGAAGAGACTCAGGAGAAGTTTGAACTTCAGGAATATGGTAGATCTGATGAAGCACTGATGAGACTGATGCCAGTGACCAAAAACACCAGACGAGCTCT GCTACAGtcctgtaatctcactgctcagtgttgtgagagtttgtcatcagctctacaatcctcaagCTCTGTCCTGAGAGAAGtggatctgagtaacaatgacctgcaggattcaggagtgaagctgctctctgatggactgaagagtccaaactgtcagctggagatgCTGAG gttgtctggctgtatggtgacggaggaaggctgtggttatttgtctttagctctgagttcaaacccctcacaccttagagagctggatctgagctacaatcacccaggacaatCAGGAGTCCAGCTGCTCAACCATAAACTGCAGGATCCAAACTATAAACTGGAGAAACTCAA tgtGGAGCATGGAGGAGAGATCAGAATGACAGCAGGACCACAAAGAT GggcctgtgatctcacactggatccaaacacagcaaataCTAAACTCATgctgtctgaggagaacagaaagaTCACGTATATGCTACAGCgccagccgtatcctgatcatccagagagatttgagCTCTGTGATCAGGTTCTGTGTGTTGAGAGTCTGACTGGACGCCATTACTGGGAGGCTGAATGGAGTGGATATACTGCTAATATATCAGTGACATACAAAGGAatcaacaggaaaaaaatgaGAGAGTCTTGGTTTGGATACAATGACAAATCCTGGAGTCTAAACTACTTTCAAGGGAGATACACTGCCTGTCATGATAAGAAGCAAACAAACACGATAGACCATCTATCCTCTAAGAGAGTAGGAGTGTATCTGGACTGGTCGGCCggcactctgtccttctacagtgtctctgacacacacacactcacacacttacacacattcaacaccacattcactgaacccctctatgCTGGATTTAAGGTTGATTTGAACTCGTGTCTTTTTATCAGACTAAAACAGAGGTTTGGAAACAGAGatcatttgtga